The proteins below come from a single Dinghuibacter silviterrae genomic window:
- a CDS encoding ABC transporter permease — MFKLFYIRKLREVIKNPVMLSFSLFMPLMYLLLYAPLLKNLTGMPGFQGGSVLNTFLPGVLISLTVFGGAFSGFRLIDEIRQGIIERFRVTPTSRLALLMGAVARDVTNVVVQGLIFTAAAIPFGLHVDPLGFVLLLLLMMCSTALFASYSYAIALMVKNEDALVPFAQMVAFPLLMLAGFLLPMELAPHWLRAAAYADPLYYSVAAARQLMNGHLGKPVIWEAFAITVPLAAGVIVWAGASFKRVIQ, encoded by the coding sequence ATGTTCAAACTATTCTATATCCGCAAGCTCAGGGAGGTGATCAAAAACCCGGTGATGCTTTCCTTTTCCTTGTTTATGCCCCTGATGTACCTGTTGCTCTACGCGCCCCTGCTAAAGAACCTCACGGGGATGCCGGGTTTCCAGGGAGGCAGCGTCCTGAATACCTTTCTGCCCGGGGTGTTGATTTCGCTGACGGTGTTCGGGGGGGCCTTTTCAGGGTTCCGGCTGATCGACGAGATCCGCCAGGGTATCATCGAGCGTTTCCGGGTGACGCCGACCAGCCGGCTGGCGTTGCTGATGGGGGCGGTGGCCCGGGACGTGACGAACGTCGTGGTACAGGGGCTCATTTTCACCGCGGCGGCGATTCCCTTTGGGCTGCACGTCGACCCGCTGGGTTTTGTCCTGCTGCTGTTGCTCATGATGTGCAGCACGGCATTGTTCGCCTCCTACTCCTATGCCATTGCCTTGATGGTTAAAAACGAGGATGCCCTTGTCCCCTTTGCCCAGATGGTGGCCTTTCCGCTGCTCATGCTGGCGGGGTTCCTGCTGCCAATGGAGCTGGCGCCCCATTGGCTGAGGGCCGCGGCCTATGCCGACCCGCTCTATTATTCGGTGGCGGCCGCCCGTCAGCTGATGAACGGGCACCTGGGCAAACCGGTGATCTGGGAAGCCTTTGCGATCACCGTGCCGCTGGCGGCGGGCGTGATCGTCTGGGCGGGCGCGTCCTTTAAAAGGGTGATCCAGTAA
- a CDS encoding UDP-glucose dehydrogenase family protein, translating into MKIAVVGTGYVGLVTGTCFSETGNTVTCIDIDARKVRKLSSGEITIYEPGLEHLFQRNLKEGRLRFTTSLVDGISDAQIIFLALPTPPGKDGAADLSYVLGVADELGNLLDDYKVIVDKSTVPVGTADKVREVIARKYKGEFDVVSNPEFLREGVAVDDFMKPDRVVIGTRSERAQRLFRELYAPFVRQGNPVLFMDERSAELAKYAANAFLATKISFMNEIARMCELLGADVDMVRRAIGSDERIGKRFLFPGIGYGGSCFPKDVQALARSAAEVGYPFRILESVMHVNESQKVYLVPKIMDYFKGRLQGRKIALWGLAFKPNTDDIREAPALYIIEALLAEGVHVHAFDPEAMPNVRQLLGDRISYGTDQYSVLEDADALIIATEWSVFRTPDFEKMDAAFAQKVIFDGRNVFEVPQMQALGYYYESVGRQPAAILD; encoded by the coding sequence ATGAAAATCGCTGTGGTAGGAACGGGCTATGTTGGCCTCGTCACCGGAACCTGTTTTTCCGAGACCGGCAACACCGTCACCTGTATCGACATTGACGCCCGGAAAGTCCGGAAACTTTCCTCCGGGGAAATCACGATTTACGAACCCGGGCTGGAGCACCTCTTCCAGCGCAACCTCAAAGAAGGGCGCCTCCGGTTCACCACTTCGCTTGTTGACGGTATCTCCGATGCGCAGATCATATTCCTTGCCCTGCCCACCCCGCCCGGCAAAGACGGCGCCGCCGATCTCTCCTACGTCCTCGGTGTCGCCGACGAGCTTGGCAACCTCCTCGACGACTATAAGGTGATCGTCGACAAAAGCACCGTCCCCGTCGGGACAGCCGACAAAGTCCGCGAGGTCATCGCCCGCAAATACAAGGGCGAGTTCGACGTCGTCTCCAACCCCGAATTCCTCCGCGAGGGCGTCGCCGTCGATGACTTTATGAAGCCCGACCGCGTTGTCATCGGCACCCGCTCCGAAAGGGCCCAGCGGCTTTTCCGTGAACTCTACGCCCCCTTCGTCCGCCAGGGCAACCCCGTCCTGTTTATGGACGAACGCTCCGCCGAGCTCGCCAAGTACGCCGCCAACGCCTTCCTCGCCACCAAGATCTCCTTTATGAACGAGATCGCCCGGATGTGCGAGCTCCTCGGCGCCGACGTCGACATGGTTCGCCGCGCCATCGGCTCCGACGAGCGCATTGGAAAACGCTTTCTTTTCCCCGGCATCGGTTATGGCGGCAGCTGTTTCCCCAAAGACGTCCAGGCCCTCGCCCGCTCCGCCGCCGAGGTCGGATACCCCTTCCGCATCCTCGAATCCGTCATGCACGTCAACGAGTCCCAGAAGGTCTACCTCGTCCCCAAGATCATGGATTATTTCAAGGGCCGCCTCCAGGGCCGCAAGATCGCCCTCTGGGGTCTCGCCTTCAAACCCAACACCGACGACATCCGCGAAGCACCCGCCCTCTACATCATCGAAGCCCTCCTCGCCGAAGGCGTCCACGTCCATGCCTTCGACCCCGAAGCCATGCCCAACGTCCGCCAGCTCCTCGGCGACCGCATCAGCTACGGTACCGATCAATACTCCGTCCTCGAAGACGCCGACGCATTGATCATCGCCACCGAATGGTCCGTCTTCCGCACCCCCGACTTCGAGAAAATGGACGCCGCCTTCGCCCAAAAAGTCATCTTCGACGGCCGCAACGTCTTCGAGGTCCCGCAAATGCAGGCCCTCGGCTACTACTACGAAAGCGTCGGCCGCCAGCCCGCCGCGATCCTGGACTAG
- a CDS encoding alpha/beta fold hydrolase, giving the protein MVRNIIRLLVNLVVSAFVFFVLSLLIFDQFVQFRLDDKDIYRQFHAEHLDPHIGYYTTESRTIRYMTVGQDTTCTILFIHGAPSSLSYWRNYLQDSALLAHARMYAVDRPGYGYSGLADPVPDIQKQASLLKPLLDSMHAFHRPVILVGASYGTAVASRLAMDNPGLVDGLVLVAPAIAPGEEKIFWFTPAIEHPALKWFVPRMLQSANTEKVHHAEELRKMLPLWSTLHIPVFYLQGARDELVYTTNADFARTHIKGVQIQMIPGKGHLIAFSNKPEVEAAILRMTRLVSGRSRN; this is encoded by the coding sequence ATGGTTAGGAACATCATTCGGCTCCTGGTCAACCTTGTGGTTTCGGCATTTGTGTTTTTTGTGCTCAGTCTTTTGATCTTTGACCAGTTCGTACAGTTTCGTCTGGACGATAAAGACATCTACCGCCAGTTCCACGCGGAGCACCTGGACCCCCATATCGGTTATTATACAACCGAAAGCCGGACCATTCGCTATATGACCGTCGGTCAGGATACGACCTGCACCATCCTGTTTATTCATGGCGCCCCCAGCTCGCTCAGCTACTGGCGGAACTACCTCCAGGACAGCGCTCTGCTCGCCCACGCCCGCATGTATGCCGTCGACCGCCCCGGCTACGGTTATTCCGGTCTGGCCGATCCCGTCCCCGATATTCAAAAACAGGCTTCGTTACTCAAACCCCTCCTCGACAGCATGCACGCCTTCCACCGGCCCGTCATCCTGGTCGGGGCCAGCTATGGAACCGCCGTTGCTTCCCGCCTGGCCATGGACAATCCGGGCCTCGTCGACGGCCTTGTCCTCGTTGCCCCGGCCATTGCTCCGGGCGAGGAAAAAATATTCTGGTTCACCCCCGCTATCGAACACCCCGCCCTCAAATGGTTCGTACCCCGGATGCTCCAGTCCGCCAATACCGAAAAGGTCCACCACGCCGAAGAGCTCCGGAAGATGCTCCCGCTCTGGTCCACCCTCCACATCCCCGTTTTCTATCTCCAGGGGGCCAGGGACGAGCTGGTCTATACCACCAACGCCGATTTTGCCCGGACGCATATAAAAGGCGTGCAGATCCAGATGATCCCCGGCAAAGGCCACCTGATCGCCTTTTCCAATAAACCTGAAGTGGAAGCCGCCATTTTGCGGATGACCCGCCTCGTTTCCGGACGTTCCCGGAATTAA
- a CDS encoding ATP-binding cassette domain-containing protein, with translation MDTLLRTKGLRKTFASRTGPVEAVRGVDLDVKAGEIFGFLGPNGAGKTTTLRMLATLLVPDQGEAVVAGCDLIKAPGEVRKRIGYVSQTGGSDRDMTAAEDLLLQGRLYKVTDPQKRAKELIAALGLTDIARRKASTYSGGQKRRLDIALGMMHRPALLFLDEPTTGLDPASRAQLWDEIRRLRDEGTTVFLTTHYMDEADELSDRIAIMDKGTIVAEGTPRALKQQIAGDMVLLGLSGEETTGERALALLRDRDYVREAGYEQGAGCDQGRLRLYVRSGETVLPDILRQLDQARIGLASVSLSQPTLDDVFLKQTGRSLQEKGA, from the coding sequence ATGGATACATTACTGAGAACCAAAGGGCTGCGCAAAACCTTTGCCTCCAGGACGGGGCCGGTGGAAGCGGTCAGGGGCGTGGATCTCGACGTAAAAGCCGGGGAGATATTTGGCTTCCTGGGACCCAACGGGGCGGGCAAAACAACCACCCTTAGGATGCTGGCCACCTTACTGGTTCCGGATCAGGGGGAGGCCGTCGTGGCGGGCTGTGACCTGATCAAGGCACCCGGCGAGGTCCGGAAGCGTATCGGCTATGTGAGCCAGACCGGGGGGAGTGACCGGGACATGACGGCGGCGGAGGACCTCTTGCTCCAGGGCAGGCTATACAAAGTAACCGACCCGCAAAAGCGAGCGAAAGAACTGATCGCAGCGCTTGGATTAACCGACATCGCCCGCCGCAAGGCCTCCACCTATTCCGGGGGACAAAAGCGCCGCCTGGACATCGCCCTGGGGATGATGCACCGGCCGGCTTTGCTGTTCCTGGATGAGCCCACCACGGGTTTGGATCCTGCCAGCCGCGCCCAGCTTTGGGACGAGATCCGCCGGCTCCGGGACGAGGGGACGACGGTTTTCCTGACGACCCACTATATGGACGAGGCCGATGAGTTGTCGGACAGGATCGCGATCATGGACAAGGGGACCATCGTGGCGGAAGGAACGCCCCGGGCCCTGAAACAACAGATCGCGGGCGATATGGTCTTGCTCGGTCTTTCCGGGGAGGAAACTACCGGTGAAAGGGCGCTGGCCCTGCTCCGGGACCGGGATTATGTCCGCGAGGCCGGGTATGAACAAGGCGCCGGTTGCGACCAGGGCCGTCTGCGGTTGTACGTACGCTCCGGAGAAACGGTGCTGCCGGACATCCTCCGCCAACTGGACCAGGCCCGTATCGGGCTGGCGTCGGTCAGCCTTTCTCAACCAACGCTCGACGATGTATTTCTTAAACAAACCGGCCGCTCCCTCCAGGAAAAAGGAGCATAA